Within Pungitius pungitius chromosome 18, fPunPun2.1, whole genome shotgun sequence, the genomic segment ATGACATTACAGCAACGGCCCAGATGCCTTCCTAGTTCAAGGACttgaacacattttcaaaaaagacagagagcagaacaaggacaaaatgattcattcGACTAGGTCCTGCATAAAAAGTGTAGTGGGGAGTTGTGCATCAAGTTAGATGTAAGGGAGACACAAACCCCCGGAGTGACAGCTCAAAGGGTGACTTGTGCGCCTTTTTTAATAAGATTAGAAGAGTAGTAGGGATGGAGATGGCTTACAGTGGCATTAGCGCAGGGGGCACTCATTAAACTGTGAACATTGTCAGACAGGGGGAGGGGTGCACTTTTGAGGGAGGCTCAATCTGAAAGATTTGGCGGTGTCATTGGTAATAAAGCAAGCAAGCCTAATAATGCACATGGGAATTAAAAGCAACAGGGGTCCCTTTCCGAGCCTCCTGGGACTCACGgcaacatttagaaaaaattCATTCATGTTTAAAAGACCACACATTCCCCAGTCATAGCTTCAAATGCATTATTACACGTGGGCATTGTTCTATTTTGGCATTTGTCTGCTGTTTCTACCTTTGTTTGCCTTTGTGGCACAGAGTTGTTGGAAAATAAGTTGAAACTACAATCACATacctgtaaaaacacaaagaaattcAGTTGCACTCAGATATACTGATTCTTGTGATTGCTGTCTTCATCCCTGGAACGTTCATGCAGgcaaatacatttacagttgTTGGAATCCAAGATGAAGAATAGCGATTGTTGTATCTGCTGGTTTAATCAATAGCCAGCACAAATGATCTGTATACTTCCATAGCTCCCTCCATTCGTAAGAAATGATGAAAGGTtcctctgaaaaacaaacagtaagtGTGTCTCTCCCCCTCAGTCACACTCTCAGTCAATATCCATATGGGATCAGCAGATGCTTGGCAAGACGCTGAATGGCTATGTTAGCTAGCATATGCTCCATGATGCCTCTCAGCCACTTTATGTCAGGGAATTATTTCTGACAAATCCTGCAAAGATTAGGGAAATCTCTAGACAAAACCAAACAACGCTTATTACCTCAACTGTTATTCCATGTTTTTAGCTCAACCTAAATGCACCATATTCACTTTTGTGATAAATTCATCATGCGGCATGCAAACACATCATACATTTGTAATTAAAGTGTGCACCTCTTCGATTGTATTCATCTTCTATCACTGTGATAGTGGTAATAAGGTCCACACTTGATGATATCGCCTTGGGAAACACACATAAGTAGTGAATTCCTCCATACCACTCCCTCAAGGGGAAATCAATGTATCTTAATGACACATCATTAGTGGCTCTATAAAGGGGAACGATTTTAATGGAAACAACTCTACCTCACCTGAGTGAGGAGTGATGTCATAGAGAGCTACtagtaccacacacacaaaaatatacatactgACCTGACAAGTTCTTCTTTCCATGACTTTTGTGGACATTACGTAATTATAAGCTTAAACAGCTACATTTTTTCCCATACCTAACAACACCATAACTTGCATCAGAAAATTATATTACCTACCTTACAGTAAAGCAATTCATCCCCAAACGCTGGATGAGTCCTGACAGTCTTATCAGATCAATATTACCACAAGAGAGGTTACACGTGcctacatgcacacacgcagTTAAGAAAACTAAGTTACATCATGAAGAAGTAGTAGTTCTCCACCAGACACATTTTAGCATTTTGTTCTGCAGCACAGATGAGTTGTGTAATTCCATAGGGTTTATAATGATTTTTTAGTCTGATCCACTGGGAAGGAGAATCGATGATTCATGCTGAACCTGTACTGCTTTTGTTTTGGTTGTAGATGAAATGGCTGGAGTTTTGAATTGAAAGCGCCTCCGGGACTATATGCACAACCACCAGCTCTTGAATGTTAATGTGCTTTTTACACACTGCCTTTCAGAACTTATCTGCCATGGCCATTGGTGCAATGATGATTTATGGGATGACTAAATACAAACACAGATAAAGATACAACTGAGCAAAATGCAAGTTATCTTTGATGTCAGTCGGTGACATGTCAGTCAAGCATGGTCAAATTGCTATGTCACATTTTAGGTAAGGCCTTCacacaatattctaaaatactTTGTTGATCAATAGAACCAACATGAATTAGAATAAAACAGCTACTGCTTTTAAATAGAAAACCTACATTAATGCAAATTTAAAAATCACGTCTAAACAGTTTTAAGTCACACTACGATCCTGATAATGATCAGGGTCATAATTAGAAACATCTCAGAAACCCTCAGTGTCCAAACAAGTCATGCTGTAGGCCTTTGTCTtgttaaaatgaatatttccaCCGTCATGTGGAACAAATTGGAAACAGACAAGCTGCTGTCAATTCCGACTAccgctagtcttctgaccataAGATTCACCACTAGAGCTGACCATAATAAAGATTCCATTCTAATTGATTGCTAAAAGTAAAATTCTGtcctgaaaatataaaaacaattgtgAAAAATAAGCACAACGTGCAGAATCTTACTTCCTTTCACCTCctcatgaataaattaaattattcaaatggcATGGAAGCCTTTGGGGTGTGTAAGTCACATCATTGAGTCATAAGATTTTCCAGATTTTAATTTCACACCAAAAAATAAGCTCTTGAGATGCACCTTGGTTAATAAGGATTCCAATTCCATTTGTATATACTGAAGCTAAGTGTTCGTCTTAATTAAATACAACTTCCTTTGCCCCAATCCTTATTGAAGTTGCACTGTGAAGTGTTGTAAAAATATCTATAGCAGGTAGATGGAAGGCATCATGATTCatgaatcacaaaaaaaagacattctaCTCCAGTTTTTCCCCTACCGTGTATTGGAGGGGGGGACCGGACGAACCAACATCCCCCCCAAGAAAGTCTGTTTTCACTGAcgcgtgcacaaacacacaggtgaaCACACTCCCAACAGCgaacagagagaaaaatgcCACTGTCTGTCCGAACCCCTGAGTCGACTTGACAAAACTGGTGtattaccaaaaaaaaacaaatgcattattaGTAAGACATATTCAACAAAAGCTAATCGTCATCATAGTTTTCAGATGTATGTGCATagtgtgaaaaggtctttaagTGTTACTGCAATCTGCTCATCTGCttaactttttttctcctctgccccattttcctctccctcttcccctaCCTATAGGCTCTGCTTTGCGGCGGCGCTGGCTAGTAGTCCAACTCCTAATGCAGGTGTGGCTGGCGGCAAATCCATCTGTGAGCGAGCGCCCATGCCCCAAGAGCTGTCGGTGTGATGGAAAAATTGTCTATTGTGAGTCTAGCGCCTTTCGCGATGTCCCCAAGAACCTCTCAGGAGGCTGTGAAGGCCTATCTTTACGGTACAACAGCCTCGCTAGTCTTCATGTAGGGCAGTTCCAAGGCCTCAGCCACCTCATCTGGCTCTACTTGGACCATAATTACATTGCCTCTGTGGATGGAATGGCCTTTCAAGGGGTTCGCAGGCTCAAAGAGCTGATATTGAGTTCCAACAAAATCACGTACCTACACAACACCACATTCCACCCTGTCCCCAATTTGCGTAACCTGGACCTGTCGTACAACAAGCTGCAAGCCTTGCAGCCTGGTCAGTTCCAAGGCCTACGGAAGCTTCTCAGCCTTCACATACGCTCAAATTCTCTAAAAACCATCCCAGTGCGTCTGTTCCAAGATTGCAGAAATCTTGAGTTCCTGGATTTTGGTTACAACCGCTTGCGCAGCATCTCTCGGAATGCATTTTCCGGCCTAGTCAAGTTGACTGAGCTGCATTTAGAGCATAACCAGTTCTCAAAGATCAATTTCTCCCACTTCCCTCGCCTCTACAATCTGCGGGCACTTTACTTGCAGTGGAATCGAATTCGCTCAATGAACCAGGGTCTAACCTGGATCTGGGCCTCCATCCAGAAACTGGATCTTTCTGGAAATGACCTGATGGAAGTTGATGCAGTTGTTTACCAATGCTTACCTAACCTTCAGACCCTCAATCTAGACTCCAACAAGCTGACCAATGTTTCCCAGGAGGTGGTTGATGCGTGGACCTCTTTGACTACAATAAGCTTCGCTGGGAATGTATGGGACTGTGGCCCTGCCATCTGTCCTCTGGTGGCCTGGCTGAGAAACTTCAGAGGGGCAAAGGAGACCACAATGATCTGCGCCTCCCCAAAGAAAGCCCAGGGCGAAAAAGTAATGGATGCTGTTGAAGCTTTTGGTGTCTGTCACTCAAATCAAGCGACAACGCTCACTGTGAGTATCCCTCCAACCCTCGCCAGAGTCCCCGTGCAGACTGAACGCCGGCCAGCCATCCTGGCTCTACCTACTGGTTCTGGAAAAAGAGGTGAGGGATCTATAAGGGGTCCCACATCTTCAGCTGTTACCCCACCTGCGGCCCTTCCCCCAGACCAAGACCTGGAGCCTGTGACGTTCCACAAGATTGTGGCTGGAAGCGTTGCCCTTTTTCTATCAGTTGCGATGATCCTGTTGGTAATCTACGTGTCTTGGAAGCGCTATCCTAGCAGCGTCAAGCAGCTGCAGGAGCATTCGACTGCAGCTCGCAAACGCCGCAAGAAAGCGAGAGAGACGGAGCGCACTCTGAGCTCTCCACTTCAGGAGTACTATGTGGACTACAAGCCCACCAACTCTGAGGCCATGGATGTCCTTGTGAATGGGACCGGACCGTGCACCTATACCATCTCAGGCTCCCGAGAATGCGAGGTATGACCCACACCACCGCCACTCCTCCTAAACAAAACTCTGTCCACAGCGCTGCGACCAGAGGTAATTATTTACACTGCTCCGAAAGATGATTAATCTGCCACTCGATTACTTAGCCTTACCGAGCAGGTTAGGTAAACCTTTCCGAAGCGGTTTAGCATCACTTTGCGTGTAATAAGAAATCAGATCTTTTTGCGGGGTTGTTTGTATATTTGCTTGAAACCTAATCTCTGCTGAGTTGATTgtgctgcaaaacaaaaatgtagaCATACAGATAAACAAGTCCAATAGCATTTCCTATTATGCATCATTTTGGGCCATTGCAATGCTGTTTGTGATTACACATTCTTGCTTGTTGaggttggttttgtttttgctttggtATCAaaggctttgtgtgtttgctctaTTACTGTTTAATCTTTGATGAGCAGTAGTTTGGAGGGACAATAGCTAAAAGTTGTTAGATTCACCTCTGTACTAGACGTGAAGGAAAACGGCAATTCTTGTCACTGAACAGAGCTTCCAACAGCTAATGACATAACATTTTTCTGAACATAGCTATGGCTTAAGACAGTTGGAAAATACATAACACCCATAGTCCCCCAACAGGACATTATTTTTCTAAGATGTTCTTCATTTTCACTCTGACTTCCTGGAAATGCCTTAATTGATTAGTCACTCAAGCTGAAATGCACACTATCGCTGGCCCTCCAGACTTTAGTTTACACAggggtagaaaaaaaatacacacatacacacacacacacaacaagtaGTGTTTCATAGTCCCAAAAGGAGTGGGATtcctttgaaatgttttgtacCCTAGCAAGTGAACTTCTTCAAAACATGAAGAACTGTGGAAATactatttttctccttttgctttTAGCTGCTACACTCTTGTGTACCTGACATACTGTACTATTCTTGGTTAAACATTTTATTCTTCTGCTGAGATTATCCAGGTTTTCGAAACTATATTCATCCAAATATCCCAGAGGAATTTATTCATCATACATTTTATAACCAGAACACTAGCATCAGAAAGCAAAGGAAGGTGCCCACCCACATAATTAGGTAGCCCACCATCAGAAGTTGCAACCCAAGTGAAATAAGACATATTTTGGTTAGGCTTTCtacatttttacacattacCTGCCCACTCATACTAAATCTAGTTCCAAGATCCTCTCAGCATTTCCATCGCATGGATTTCTGGCAGGCTGTCTCTAGAGGAATGGCTATGAATGCAAAGGTTTAAACAGCAATCGGCGGAGGAGGAATCTATCCCTTAAATTACTTTCTACAAATACAGATACTGTTACTGAGAGTATGGCTTCCCTGGAGGCAGTTGGCCTGGTAACATGTTATACTTGCAGTACTGTGAAGAGGAACCACCAATCACAGTTGCCATTTTGTTTCTATTTGCTGTGCCCTCTCCTATGTATGCTGTATTTTAGTGCATCATTTCAGCTTATGGTGCTGCTTTTGGTTTGATTTCCTTCTCATTTTAAATGGAACACTGATGTTAGATGGatggaagaggggaaaaaacaatgcTGCACTTAATTATCTTTGGCTTTGGTCAATGCTGTACAAGAAACCATTGATTTGAATTATGCGCTTATGACACACCTTCGGTGACTTCAACTCACTCAGCAGGATGCTGccatggaaataaaatgtgtgtaagGTTTCCAGATCAAAACATACACAGTACAATCTCACAATGTTGAATGAATAGAGGCTATGTGTAGAAAATAGCATAATTAATCATGAGAACATCACAAATGTCTCAAAACTAAGTATTCACTTTCTTAAAAATGAAGGTTCACAgaaagtatatttttaaatataattattactaattattaattaattaattactaaTCAAAAATTGTAGGATTAAGATTTAATTTTGATATTTGTTAGATGAATATAGTCGTAAttaatacatactgtatatcaaaactgtaatcaatatcGACCCTTTGTTTTTCACTATTATCCCCACAATGTATTACCAGTGTTTGGTACCTGGTCCTGCCACCATTCATGTTACAATTGACGGTTGAACGATGCCTTTGGGATCTGAAGGAACCAGCTGCAATGGGAAGGAGGAAATAGTGTCATCCTAGGTGAAGGCAAACAAAAGAAGTAAATTGGTAGCCTTCATCTCTGTCACAAGGGATAAAATGGCTGATTGTCATTCccaacattcattttcattcccGATGCCCCAATGGATTGGAATATTTTCACACTTATTTTGCTTATAAAGTTTAGTAAGTTGGTGCAAAACAGTAGCGATAAAGTAATTAAATGGAAATCATTAAGAGGAGAGTGAGTGAAGGTCTACACAAGTAcagtaaaaaatgaattttaatatacagtatatttgctAACAAATCAGTTTCACATGTTATAAACCACACTTGAATCAAATAATCTCCACTGGTTTATTTAATTCTGATTTACTACATCCCTTGGCTTTGCCTCAGGATGGAATACGGCGCACACAAGTGATGTAAATCATTAACtgaactattttctttttactctatGAATatagacacaaataaaaaaaactaatacaaGCATATATAAAGGAAAATTGAAGTACAATAGTAGCATGAGttgcaattgtgtgtgtggcccTTCCCCGCCTACTTTTCTACAAATTCTAATTAATTCAATACACGTGTAGGGGTTTTGTTACCGTCCATACTGTGCCATGTTGCCTTCTGGTCTTTTACAGCTACAGCCGCTATGCAAACGTTTAGAATCTTTGTGCAAACTGAAGCGAGGCAAGTGAAGACCcagcttccttttctctccccgtGCTCTCCTCCATTTTGTGTCTTGAGATATATACTCGAGAATGCATTGCCCCTAGCCTTATCTGTCGCTCTGCCCCTAAAACGTTGTGGAGAGGGGACGGGACCTATCAGTCAGCGGACCCAAGTTCATCTCAGAATGTGCTCCGATCTTGTTCCTACATTGTGTTGCTCTTGTGTGGACATAAATCACTGTGTGAGAAGGGCCAGCACCTCACATCTCCGGCTGCGGCACGGGGCTTGTTCATCTCCTCTGAATGggaattgttttgtgtgtcactCAAACCTTTTTTATGATTTGTATTTCGTGCTATCACTGTAACTCATCATAATTGTCCTTTATCAGTGACCAGGTCCTACCCTGACACGGATGCTTGGTCAGTAGCCTTTCTTGTGAATTGCCAATACTCATTTTCCTACCTCGTTCCAACCTTCCCAGAGTGTGGATTATTTGTATCACTTCATCCCCATCTtggtttgatctttttccttTCTAGCGGTGCCCTTGTGGCCCGTGTATTTGAGCTGAACTTGAGGCTGTGCCACTCACGTCTCCTTTTCATGTATCAGAGCATCTCTTTTCCATTCAatgcattttttcctttttccatctTTGGATCCCACTGCAAGTTAACACTTGCCGCCCTTTTTGTAAAATTAGTCCTTTCTTCTTGCTCACGTTTTCTATTATCTCGCTCAACGTGTCTCGCAACTCATGTCATCATCTGTGGATCTCCACCAAGGTGAGGCAAGGCAAAAGTATTTGcactcaaagtgcttcatgtaaaaccatcaaaacaattaaaaccttttaaacatcaggcaaaaacatttaaattaaaaaaataaagatattaatACAAACTAGCTTCAAATAGAATACAAGTTGTGGTGCAGTTTATGAAATAGGGTTTAATGAATCCACTTCATCCTTCCATGCTCCaattaaaagcagcagcaaacagaagagTTTTAAACCTTGACATTTGGAGCAGAATCACTGAGTGCAGCTTCTCCAAGTCTGGTTCTGACTCTGGGATCAGGAAGGAGACCCGTCCCAGACAACCTGAGGGGTTTGGATGGTTTGTACGGTAGCAGGTACCACTACCCAGCTGGATCTGCTCATTGGTTGAATCATGCCCCCTTTGGTGGTCTGATACTCGGTGACGGAGTGGCCAAAATCTTCCTTTTGGTAATTATGTTGGTGCTCAGCTGGTTCTGACTTCTACCCTAGAGTTCTATACCAAATTGACTCTGTAATGTATTGCTGACCTTTTCAAAAGTACAATCTCATCCACTTGGTATGATGTCAAACTGCATATAGCTGTCTTTGAATTAAATCACGTTGTGCAAATTTTTTCTAAAATTCTGACATCTGATGTAGAAATCAAGACCTTTTGCTACCTGCTCCTCCTAAATATATTGTCCTTTTTAGCAGTTTAGTCAAATCTTAAAATGCGGAGGCTTTTCTTCTTGAAGCAAATGTAACCTGCtaaaagaaagaatgaaattACTCAAATCTTTTCACGTACCCGGTAACGTAACAAGTACTATCTGGAATTCATAGAACCCTAAAATAAATGCTAGATGAAACACTGGTATCTGTTGTGTTTAAACAAATTGTGGTTTGAAACAATTGGttgacagaaaatgtattaacTACAAAACTACTTTTCACGAGCAAACACGCTGAATGATAAGCGTGATAATGCTTGGACACCTGCTGATTCCATGCTGGCAAAGCGTCTCGACAACGTTACCTTGCATGGCACTGGGTAACTAAACCATCTGCTGTAAGGTTGCACACAATGAAGGTGTTATGTAAAAAAACACTACTTGAAACCAAAAATATATTCCCTTTATGATTAAAACAAAGACTAAAATACAtgtaaagtgaaaatgaaaatgcgGCAAACCGCCCACCCCAAAACACCTTCAGATGACTTTTCTCATTCCTTGTACATTGAGATCACAGCAATTATTCCTAAGTACACCAAGGTTGCttatcagaaaaaaataaaccggTCATTGTGCATTGTTCACCCTGGAACCAACCTCAAATTGAGGCGTATACATATACTTATAAACTCTGATTGCTAACTCGATTTATATCCACTTTGAAGATTCTTTCCCCTCTGTATTTTCTGGCGGATTGGTTAAACAGTTATGATATGAGAAAGCATTGTGTGGGGTTTGTTGGATGCCTTCAATAGCATGCTTTCCTACTGGAATGTGGTGCTTCCGTGTCGGTCAAAAGCTGTGATGTAAGACTCTGAAAttaaaatatgcacacacagttATGCATGAATGTAAAAACGTTCACCATGCTGCTACTAACTCGACCTGTGTCGCTGCACAGTTGGAGCTGTTTCTGCAGGTATGAGGCATTTCCTTCTCCCTGCCGCTCTCCCTTCTTTCCACGGTGCAAGGTCATGGTGTCAGGTTGTTAATtgctccaacaaaaaaaaaaaaaaatcaacacaaacaccGGGAGGAGAGCCAAAGGCAAGCGAGCTATCTGTAATTCAGTGGGGAGGCTGAACTCCTGAATGCTAGTGTCTTCAGTCGACAATTAGCCGTGTGGGAGACTTCAAACATGCACTGCGCTTGAAAGAACATCTCTCTCATCCTTTTAATCCTGTCTGTTTCACACCCTGGTTCCACGCTGCTGCCTTCTGCACCGGCGTTTGATCCATCCTTAATGAGGGTGTTAGATCACCAATACGGCAATTACACTACCTTGGAAAAGAGGAatgactcttttctttttgccccAGTTTCCACCGTGCAACCATTAATGTCGAGCGTGGCGACGCGCTGCCTCTGTCTCGCTTTCACACAGGTGTTTGGCTGTTTTAACCGCCACAGAAGTTGTGCAGCACGGACACGGACATCTGGCTGCTGGTGGGAGCTTGCCCACCTGTATGATATGATAGAATGGTAAGGGAAACACTCTACTTGTTGTCAGCAAACATGAGAGATTAAAGCTGCAACTTAAAATGAGCTTTCTATATTATATTCTAACGTGAGAAGGATAATCACAAAAAATAAGTCAAGTCCCTCTGCGTCGTCTTCATATTAATTTCTGTGCAAGCAGGGATTGACAGCTACGTTATACAGTCTGTTTGCCtctgattgtttttcttttcctttgagAGGAAAGACAGGAAAGTTGGAATCTGATAGATGATAAAGATGATGTTTTAGTAAAAAGCGCCTTTGCAGTTGCACTTGAGATTTTAGCATATTTCTATAAGAATAGGAATATTCATACTTGCATTTCACTTTGTAGGTTGCTTGTTTGTAATTTGAATTTCTGGGTAGCTGTGTTGAATCAAGGGAGACAAGGGTAGACATTGGTGTGGATCCAGGGCAATGGAGCACTCATTTTCCAGCATGCCTTATCATCACAACGTTCAAATATTGTGTATCAGTTGACCATAAGGAAGGATACGTCACTAGACATGCAACTTCAGCTAAGTACCTGCAGCAGAGCATCTGTTTCCAAGCCTGAAGTGACATCAAATAAAGACGTAAAGATCGACAAATTCGTGCCTGTGATTAGCTCcttaatttatatttttcatatttcatttttttagagCACTTCTGCTGAAGATGTGCAGCCTTGTTCAGTCTTACTAGATGATGTGctatttaatcatttgacaaaGAGTCAAGTATAATTAGCCTGTCATCCTTGCATAACGGTGCTGTCAGATGAAATTAAAGCTTTCTAaagtcatttttttatatttctatttAATACTTTACACCGAGGGCAGTAAGAAACTTACTTACAATTCAACACTGCATCTTTCAAGGAAATAAACTCTCAATTCCTTACTTCTTGGAAAAGACGTCCTAATTAAACAACTCCGGCAATTATGGGAAGAGTTTGAAGTGAGAGGGTTGAGGCCTTTTTCTCTGTGGGTGGAAAGTACAAAAAGACTTCGTGACCGTGTTTCCATAGCATTTCTGTTATCTAGTTTGCTTTTCCTATAACTGAAGAACAAAGAGGGTTATCCTTCCACTGACATGTATGTCTTTTTGCAATAGAATCTTTATATTTCATAAACCACtcaaagaggagagaaataaaTCATTGGAATCCTTTTGTGGAAAAATTCTTTCACTTACTCACCGGAAAATCCCCTCGGGTCACTGATACAATGTGTCCTCGGCACACCCTCTCAGCTTTTTCCACTTAACTGATTACACTTCTTCGGGATGTGAGAATGTGCGGATCGGTTCATGGACTTCCGTGGGACCGTAACTGTAGATGTCAGGGTCAACAGCCTTAAATACAATAAACCTGCTTTGAGAAAAGAGATCTAATCTTAATGGTTTGCATGGTGGCATCAATGTCATCTGTGACTGGCTTTTTCAGTATGATACAG encodes:
- the LOC119226801 gene encoding leucine-rich repeat transmembrane neuronal protein 4 → MGSALRRRWLVVQLLMQVWLAANPSVSERPCPKSCRCDGKIVYCESSAFRDVPKNLSGGCEGLSLRYNSLASLHVGQFQGLSHLIWLYLDHNYIASVDGMAFQGVRRLKELILSSNKITYLHNTTFHPVPNLRNLDLSYNKLQALQPGQFQGLRKLLSLHIRSNSLKTIPVRLFQDCRNLEFLDFGYNRLRSISRNAFSGLVKLTELHLEHNQFSKINFSHFPRLYNLRALYLQWNRIRSMNQGLTWIWASIQKLDLSGNDLMEVDAVVYQCLPNLQTLNLDSNKLTNVSQEVVDAWTSLTTISFAGNVWDCGPAICPLVAWLRNFRGAKETTMICASPKKAQGEKVMDAVEAFGVCHSNQATTLTVSIPPTLARVPVQTERRPAILALPTGSGKRGEGSIRGPTSSAVTPPAALPPDQDLEPVTFHKIVAGSVALFLSVAMILLVIYVSWKRYPSSVKQLQEHSTAARKRRKKARETERTLSSPLQEYYVDYKPTNSEAMDVLVNGTGPCTYTISGSRECEVPHQLGALTFYRYEQPIVDYCQAHQPLRLNMGYEGPPQGLEDLGPCDRGTIQTVALPAVPSAASMGAPMPGPRSPPPPTLRPPTEGPSSGPFPPAERTGTLKFGR